Proteins encoded within one genomic window of Lagenorhynchus albirostris chromosome 9, mLagAlb1.1, whole genome shotgun sequence:
- the LOC132525137 gene encoding pepsin A-4-like, producing the protein MKWLLLLTLIALSECTSYKVPLTRKKSLRQKLIENGKLKDFLQNHQYNIGSKYFPSEATTLMSDQPLQNFLDMEYFGTISIGTPAQDFTVIFDTGSSNLWVPSVYCSSVACTNHNRFNPKKSSTFKSTSETVSIAYGTGSMTGILGYDTVQVAGISDTNQIFGLSKTEPGSFLYYAPFDGILGLAYPSISSSGATPVFDNMWNQGLVSQDLFSVYLSKDDESGSVVQFGGIDSSYYTGTLNWVPVSYEGYWQITVDSITMSGEPIACMSGCQAIVDTGTSLLSGPTNAIANIQSYIGASEGPYGSMVISCSAIDSLPDIVFTINGVQYPVPAKAYVLQNQGSCMSGFQGMNIPTFSGELWILGDIFIRQYYTVFDRANNQVGLAPVA; encoded by the exons ATGAAGTGGTTGCTTCTCCTCACCTTGATAGCGCTCTCCGAGTGCACCTCCTACAA GGTCCCGCTCACCAGAAAGAAGTCCTTGAGGCAGAAACTGATCGAGAATGGCAAGCTGAAGGACTTTCTGCAGAATCACCAGTACAACATAGGCAGCAAGTACTTTCCCTCGGAGGCCACCACCTTGATGTCCGACCAGCCCCTTCAGAACTTCCTGGAT ATGGAGTACTTCGGCACCATCAGCATTGGAACCCCCGCCCAGGACTTCACCGTCATCTTTGACACTGGCTCCTCCAACCTGTGGGTGCCCTCCGTCTACTGCTCCAGTGTTGCCTGCA CCAACCACAACCGCTTCAACCCTAAAAAGTCCTCCACCTTCAAGAGCACCAGCGAGACGGTCTCCATTGCCTATGGTACCGGCAGCATGACAGGCATCCTTGGATACGACACAGTCCAG GTTGCAGGCATCTCTGACACCAACCAGATCTTTGGCCTGAGTAAGACAGAGCCCGGCTCCTTCCTGTACTACGCTCCCTTCGACGGCATCCTGGGCCTGGCCTACCCCAGCATCTCCTCCTCCGGGGCCACCCCTGTTTTTGACAACATGTGGAACCAGGGTCTGGTTTCCCAAGACCTCTTCTCCGTCTACCTGAGCAA AGATGATGAGAGCGGCAGCGTGGTGCAGTTCGGTGGCATCGATTCTTCTTACTACACGGGAACCCTGAACTGGGTGCCTGTTTCTTATGAGGGTTATTGGCAGATCACCGTGGACAG CATCACCATGTCTGGAGAGCCCATCGCTTGCATGTCTGGCTGCCAGGCCATCGTTGACACCGGTACCTCTCTGCTGTCCGGCCCGACCAATGCCATTGCCAACATCCAGAGCTACATTGGAGCCAGCGAGGGTCCCTACGGCAGC ATGGTGATCAGCTGCTCCGCCATCGACAGCCTTCCCGACATCGTCTTCACAATCAACGGTGTCCAGTACCCTGTTCCCGCAAAGGCCTACGTCCTGCAG AACCAGGGAAGCTGCATGAGCGGATTCCAGGGCATGAACATCCCCACCTTCTCCGGAGAGCTCTGGATCTTGGGTGACATCTTCATCCgccagtactacactgtcttTGACAGGGCCAACAACCAGGTCGGCCTGGCTCCCGTGGCCTGA